The following coding sequences are from one Oscarella lobularis chromosome 19, ooOscLobu1.1, whole genome shotgun sequence window:
- the LOC136198601 gene encoding uncharacterized protein isoform X7 — MASFLLYSLVFLFDSGVFHLSASHPLEDFGVKAKVSSCSFIASFISCKAALSSGERCSLSQSSCNVSGCNRNGPLSAPALHRFEECCKSGHSPLSEHREDQFALYYRTTSEKHDGDAKSASDFYAYCAFDASFQGSNDDALSHVAPTAPVTFAFLVFFLLVFIVGMFFTRNNRQVHLPSESRQPSYSVGKSEFRKLTIFPFEGDRLLVVAFVVAVVFTSSTHAVEFSPSFCNECNHGWICYFSSCLKVSIQSLSWSEAAEMCSEQEAHLWSIDKEDVALRDYLDYHYRHRAFFVGLVSSPITRSAYSYRWSDESPFVYSNWELLNARCEDDLCTTIVPNRKITGSIINWISVACSSPNAFICEKPKRLTADVRLVDGVTSNRGRLEIFLDGVWGRVCMAKSGVDVSQTAFAVCRHLGYPDVFFARALNFSGEGNKANTSFFVDCMWNENAISCLYERATCDLDLFVSCQSSRTHSVGLRLVNGSLPSEGILQFLVAGIWKETCTSNLADYFVNSSCKYLGYAKGILSRAYLEKVFKSFFFPSCFGNPPLPKCYFAEIYCLSSFAIKCFNSEWQVRLVNTADKTHETEGNVEVFLNETWTSICSNDDNKWELTGANVVCRQLGFTKAVLAYSERLQLTPRSLNQSHSFLTVACDGSESSLRHCEHMLARNKSCRNAVAVCKKNEYCPSGWLLYADYCYVISKESWYMDETGFEEGFCGPTNSASISSPHEQAFVFSLLSDYPWEKDVWIGLRREDYGAFEWINEEPLRYVLWATEEPKTIFKCVVMDVRTGYWKTADCSDTRRVLCKISLRDIENRFRQKSAPSQDDRCRKDELYFKSACYYMSKDGNEPVSQDVAQNEKCSSRDAALVSISTVRENAFVAKETSPVQGSLYWTGLVYNDSSAQKAFTWLDTSPVIFTKWGKYEPAYPKGINQRCVLFGSDGHEFVWSVSNCSARAQYVCKRFLNESSNVLAWWLFETFVPNSYVYSCPNGWTELGIRSCFKRVSDRKTWHDSLMDCEGMGTRSSLARILSIQEQNELSFYLLKEEDEAWIGLNDVSIEGFYVWSDGSPFVYVNWTLFEDDTNSSLQNIQDCVAATKSLWKSDICSKEKASVCFTPATPNFDECSNNADNCHVNATCENTIFSYTCTCKPGFIGNGTNCEDYDECSNDADNCHVNATCENTISSYTCTCKPGFIGNGTYCKDYDECSNNADNCHVNAICENTISSYTCTCKSGFTGNGAKCEDVDECEYLCREENQNCSNTIGSHECGCVRGRTRNGSRCVDINECNICDSHAVCINEPGSYQCECLHGWTRNGKICVDDNECELNNNNSCHLGANCTNYEGGYNCTCREGWIGNGSYCEDVNECEMNDSCHSQAYCTNQNGTYICTCLPGWSGNGTSCSDTDECQQSEICHHLADCTNTNGSYECECRRGYAGNGTYCEVSAAQSSSQLKIVISVACSFTFVAFVFIGIVVYARRNNGFGSDFAEPSDEWEVNSGDMTLLEKLGGGFFGVVYKAYLYHSPSGRMSMLARKERSSFGDEKSVVACKMLKESHLEEEELLEEIKLMKRIGQHPHIVGLLGCITTSKPFCLIVEYCMNGDLLNYLRKGKIKSRAA; from the exons ATGGCGTCCTTCTTGCTTTACTcgcttgtttttcttttcgataGTGGGGTGTTTCACTTGTCGGCAAGTCATCCGCTCGAAGACTTTGGCGTGAAAG CTAAAGTGTCATCGTGCAGCTTCATTGCAAGCTTCATTTCCTGCAAAGCAGCGTTATCATCTGGCGAGCGCTGTTCTCTATCTCAATCCAGTTGCAATGTTTCCGGCTGCAATAG GAATGGCCCACTTTCCGCACCCGCTCTTCATCGATTTGAAGAGTGCTGTAAGTCCGGACATTCACCACTTTCAGAGCATCGCGAAGATCAG TTTGCGCTATATTACCGAACTACAAGCGAAAAacacgacggcgacgccaaGTCCGCTTCCGATTTCTATGCGTATTGCGCTTTCGACGCGTCATTTCAAG GTTCTAATGACGATGCTCTTTCTCACGTGGCACCTACAGCGCCCGTTACCTTTGCTTTTCTTGTCTTCTTTCTACTTGTTTTCATTGTCGGTATGTTTTTCACCCGCAATAATCGTCAAGTGCATCTTCCGTCAGAGAGTCGTCAACCGAGTTATTCCGTTGGAAAAAGCGAATTTAGAAAACTTACAATTTTTCCGTTCGAGGGTGACCGATTACTCGTCGTTGCCTTCGTTGTTGCAGTCGTATTTACAAGCTCCACTCATGCAGTCGAATTCTCTCCTTCGTTTTGTAACG AGTGCAACCATGGCTGGATTTGTTATTTTTCTTCGTGCCTGAAAGTTTCGATACAGTCTTTGAGTTGGTCTGAAGCAGCTGAAATGTGCTCTGAACAAGAAGCCCATCTATGGTCAATTGATAAAGAGGATGTCGCACTCCGGGATTATTTAGATTATCACTATCGACACAGAGCATTTTTTGTCGGATTAGTTAGCTCGCCAATAACAAGAAGTGCCTACAGCTATCGGTGGTCGGACGAATCGCCGTTTGTCTACTCAAACTGGGAACTTTTGAACGCGCGCTGCGAAGACGATCTATGTACAACCATCGTTCCTAACCGGAAAATAACCGGTTCCATCATTAATTGGATCTCCGTTGCCTGTTCGTCTCCAAATGCATTCATCTGCGAGAAACCAAAAA GACTGACAGCCGATGTGCGACTTGTCGACGGCGTTACATCCAATCGCGGTCgccttgaaatttttctagACGGTGTTTGGGGACGCGTGTGTATGGCGAAAAGCGGTGTCGATGTCAGTCAAACGGCGTTTGCAGTCTGTCGTCATTTGGGGTACCCTGATGTTTTCTTTGCGCGTGCTTTGAATTTCTCCGGAGAAGGCAACAAAGCAAAtacttcgtttttcgtcgactgTATGTGGAATGAAAATGCTATAAGTTGTTTATACGAAAGAGCGACGTGCGATTTGGATTTATTTGTTTCTTGTCAATCCAGTAGAACGCATTCCGTTGGGTTGCGACTCGTGAATGGCTCATTGCCCAGCGAGGGTATTTTACAATTTTTGGTAGCTGGAATTTGGAAGGAAACTTGTACATCGAACCTCGCAGATTATTTTGTTAATTCCTCTTGCAAATACTTGGGCTACGCCAAAGGAATTCTATCTAGAGCATACCTAGAAAAGGTTTTtaaatcttttttctttccatcATGTTTTGGAAATCCACCGTTGCCCAAATGCTATTTCGCTGAAATATATTGCTTGAGTTCTTTTGCAATCAAGTGCTTCAATTCCGAGTGGCAAGTGCGACTGGTTAATACTGCTGATAAGACACACGAAACAGAGGGAAATGTTGAAGTCTTTCTTAACGAAACGTGGACCAGTATCTgcagcaacgacgacaacaaatGGGAGTTAACAGGAGCTAACGTTGTCTGTCGCCAATTGGGTTTTACAAAGGCAGTCTTAGCGTACTCGGAGCGCCTACAATTAACTCCAAGAAGCCTAAATCAAAGTCATTCGTTTCTCACAGTTGCTTGCGATggaagcgaatcgtcgctccGACATTGTGAGCACATGTTAGCGCGAAATAAATCTTGCAGGAATGCCGTCGCAGTTTGCAAGAAAAATGAAT ATTGTCCGTCAGGATGGCTTCTCTATGCAGACTATTGCTACGTTATTTCGAAGGAATCTTGGTACATGGATGAGACAGGCTTTGAAGAAGGTTTTTGCGGACCTACTAACAGCGCTAGCATCAGCAGTCCACACGAACAGGCATTCGTGTTTTCACTTCTTTCTGACTATCCGTGGGAGAAAGACGTTTGGATTGGATTGAGGCGAGAAGATTATGGTGCATTCGAGTGGATCAATGAAGAACCTCTGAG GTACGTCTTGTGGGCTACTGAAGAACCAAAGACTATTTTTAAGTGCGTTGTGATGGACGTCCGTACTGGCTACTGGAAGACCGCCGATTGTTCTGACACTAGACGCGTTTTATGCAAGATTTCTCTCC GGGATATAGAAAACAGATTTCGTCAGAAATCTGCTCCGTCACAAGATGATCGGTGTAGAAAGGACGAACTCTACTTCAAGAGCGCATGCTATTATATGTCCAAAGACGGAAATGAGCCGGTTTCACAAGACGTTGCTCAGAATGAAAAGTGCAGTAGTCGCGATGCTGCGCTAGTTTCAATAAGCACCGTGCgcgaaaacgcttttgttgcaaaagaaacgtcacCTGTTCAGGGATCACTCTATTGGACAGGCCTAGTTTACAATGATTCGTCTGCGCAGAAGGCTTTTACGTGGCTTGATACTTCTCCTGTCATTTTCACAAAGTGGGGAAAGTATGAGCCAGCGTACCCAAAGGGAATAAACCAACGCTGCGTTTTGTTTGGATCAGACGGGCATGAGTTCGTCTGGTCTGTTTCAAACTGCTCTGCTAGGGCTCAATACGTCTGTAAAA GATTTCTGAATGAATCATCTAATGTTTTGGCATGGTGGTTATTTGAAACTTTTGTGCCAAATAGCT ATGTCTATTCGTGTCCAAACGGTTGGACAGAGCTTGGCATTCGGTCTTGCTTCAAACGTGTATCTGACAGAAAAACATGGCACGATTCTTTGATGGACTGCGAAGGCATGGGGACGAGAAGCTCCCTTGCCAGAATTCTTTCGATTCAGGAGCAGAACGAGCTAAGTTTTTATCTTCTCAAAGAGGAGGATGAGGCTTGGATTGGACTCAATGATGTATCGATTGAGGGATTTTATGTTTGGTCTGACGGTTCACCTTTTGTCTATGTTAACTGGACTTTGTTTGAAGATGATACAAACTCGTCTTTACAGAACATACAAGATTGTGTGGCAGCGACGAAAAGTCTTTGGAAATCAGACATTTGTTCTAAGGAGAAGGCTAGTGTCTGCTTTACGCCAGCAACTCCAA attttGATGAATGCTCCAACAACGCTGATAACTGCCACGTCAACGCGACATGTGAAAATACAATTTTCTCGTACACTTGCACTTGCAAACCTGGATTTATAGGAAATGGCACTAACTGCGAAG ATTACGATGAGTGCTCCAATGACGCTGATAACTGCCACGTCAACGCGACTTGTGAAAATACAATTTCTTCGTACACCTGCACTTGCAAACCTGGATTTATAGGAAATGGCACTTACTGCAAAG attaCGATGAGTGCTCCAATAACGCTGATAACTGCCACGTCAACGCGATATGTGAAAATACAATTTCTTCATACACATGTACCTGCAAATCTGGATTTACAGGAAATGGAGCAAAGTGTGAAG ATGTAGACGAATGTGAATACTTATGTAGAGAGGAGAATCAAAATTGTTCGAATACAATTGGATCGCACGAGTGCGGTTGCGTACGTGGCAGGACTAGGAATGGCAGTCGCTGCGTCGATATAAACGAATGCAATATATGTGATTCTCACGCAGTGTGCATAAATGAGCCTGGCTCTTATCAGTGTGAGTGCCTACATGGCTGGACGAGAAACGGTAAGATCTGCGTCGATGACAACGAGTGCGAGCTGAATAACAATAACTCATGCCATTTGGGAGCAAATTGTACGAATTATGAAGGAGGGTATAACTGTACGTGTCGAGAAGGCTGGATTGGGAACGGTAGTTATTGcgaagacgtcaacgagtgcGAGATGAACGACTCTTGCCATTCGCAAGCTTATTGTACAAATCAAAACGGCACCTACATCTGTACGTGTCTACCTGGCTGGAGCGGAAACGGAACCTCTTGCAGCGACACTGATGAATGTCAACAATCAGAAATCTGCCACCACTTGGCAGACTGTACAAACACTAACGGATCATATGAATGCGAGTGCCGCCGCGGCTATGCCGGCAATGGAACCTATTGCGAAG TTTCAGCAGCCCAGTCAAgctctcaattgaaaatTGTCATTTCAGTCGCTTGCTCGTTtactttcgtcgcttttgttTTTATCGGTATTGTTGTTTATGCCCGCCGCAATAACGGTTTTGGATCAGACTTCGCCGAACCGTCAGACGAATGGGAAGTTAACTCTGGTGACATGACTCTTCTCGAAAAGCTGGGCGGCGGTTTTTTCGGCGTTGTGTACAAGGCATATCTTTACCATAGTCCATCTGGACGTATGTCGATGCTAgctcgaaaagaaagaagttcCTTCGGCGATGAGAAGTCTGTGGTCGCATGTAAAATGCTCAAAG AATCGCAtctggaagaagaagagttaTTGGAGGAAATAAAATTGATGAAACGCATCGGGCAGCATCCACACATCGTTGGCCTGTTAGGATGCATCACAACATCTAAGCCCTTCTGCCTCATTGTTGAATACTGCATGAATGGCGATTTACTCAACTATCtcagaaaaggaaaaatcaaG AGTCGTGCCGCATAG